A portion of the Brockia lithotrophica genome contains these proteins:
- a CDS encoding tRNA (Guanine37-N1) -methyltransferase produces the protein MTGREPSPFVVDVLTLFPEVFPPVFGASILGRAQREGRFLPRIVDIRDFAEDRHRTVDDEPYGGGSGMVLKVEPIFRALVHVLGGEEAFERWAELPKPERRPPVIFLTPQGRPFTQAEARRLARFDRLVFLCGHYEGVDERVREHLVSEELSLGDFVLTGGELAAMVVVDAVVRLRPGVLGNEASTAEESFSEGLLEYPQYTRPPEFRGWTVPDVLRSGDHGAIARWRKRESLRRTLERRPDLLLGRAFSAEEVELLAEIARSSAELAARVRALALPPLPPKKRRSGLERPWAFS, from the coding sequence GTGACCGGGCGAGAACCTTCCCCCTTCGTCGTGGACGTCCTCACCCTTTTTCCCGAGGTCTTTCCTCCGGTCTTCGGGGCGAGCATCCTCGGCCGCGCCCAACGGGAAGGACGGTTTCTCCCCCGCATCGTCGACATCCGCGACTTCGCCGAAGACCGCCACCGGACCGTGGACGACGAGCCGTACGGGGGCGGGAGCGGCATGGTCCTCAAGGTAGAACCGATCTTTCGCGCCCTCGTCCACGTCTTGGGCGGGGAAGAGGCTTTCGAACGGTGGGCGGAGCTTCCGAAGCCCGAACGCCGCCCGCCGGTGATCTTCCTCACCCCCCAGGGGCGCCCCTTCACGCAGGCCGAAGCCCGACGCCTCGCGCGCTTCGACCGACTCGTCTTCCTCTGCGGACATTACGAAGGGGTCGACGAGCGGGTGCGCGAGCACCTCGTGAGCGAGGAGCTTTCCTTGGGAGATTTCGTCCTCACGGGCGGCGAGCTTGCGGCGATGGTCGTCGTCGACGCGGTCGTCCGCCTGCGCCCCGGAGTCTTGGGAAACGAGGCTTCGACCGCCGAGGAATCCTTTTCCGAGGGGCTCTTGGAGTACCCGCAGTACACGCGCCCACCGGAATTCCGCGGCTGGACGGTTCCGGACGTCCTCCGGTCCGGCGATCACGGGGCGATCGCCCGCTGGCGGAAGCGGGAAAGCCTTCGCCGCACGCTCGAGCGACGTCCGGACCTCCTTCTAGGCCGGGCATTTTCTGCCGAAGAGGTGGAGCTCCTGGCGGAAATCGCTCGATCTTCGGCGGAGCTCGCGGCGCGCGTGCGCGCCCTCGCCCTTCCCCCCCTCCCGCCGAAGAAGCGGCGCTCCGGCCTCGAACGTCCGTGGGCGTTTTCTTGA
- a CDS encoding 16S rRNA processing protein RimM — MPEESKSRDRSGYARVGRIVAPHGIRGEVRVLPSTDFPAERFRPGRTLYLAGPQASNPDASDLRPLEVVRARTSGAVYLLAFRGIGDRNAAEALRGRDLYVRRAERSALPEGTYYVDEVVGLRVLDEAGREIGVVSEVLPYAANDVWVVSRPGRPDLLLPFIAEVVREVSPAEGVVRVRLLPGLPGLDDEEARES; from the coding sequence GTGCCGGAGGAGTCCAAGTCGCGCGATCGAAGCGGATACGCGCGCGTAGGACGGATTGTCGCCCCGCACGGAATCCGCGGCGAAGTCCGCGTTCTTCCGTCTACGGATTTTCCCGCGGAGCGCTTTCGCCCGGGGCGCACGCTCTACCTCGCCGGACCGCAGGCGTCGAATCCGGACGCTTCCGATCTCCGTCCGCTCGAAGTCGTTCGCGCCCGCACGAGCGGAGCCGTCTACCTCCTCGCTTTTCGGGGCATCGGAGACCGAAACGCTGCGGAGGCGCTCCGAGGTCGGGATCTCTACGTGCGCCGCGCCGAACGCTCCGCCCTTCCCGAGGGAACGTACTACGTGGACGAAGTCGTAGGTCTCCGCGTGCTCGACGAGGCGGGGAGGGAAATCGGCGTGGTGTCCGAAGTTCTTCCCTACGCGGCAAACGACGTATGGGTGGTGAGCCGACCCGGTAGGCCCGACCTCCTCCTTCCCTTCATCGCGGAGGTCGTGCGCGAGGTGTCCCCTGCGGAGGGAGTCGTCCGCGTGCGGCTTCTCCCGGGCCTTCCGGGGCTCGATGACGAGGAGGCGCGGGAGTCGTGA
- a CDS encoding SSU ribosomal protein S16p produces MLKIRLRRMGRRKRPFYRVVVSEATSPRDGRFVEEIGIYDPLTEPETVRIDVERALYWLEHGAQPTETARSLLRKAGVLKAYHERRKARKAEVQGTQG; encoded by the coding sequence GTGCTCAAGATTCGTTTGCGCCGCATGGGGCGCAGGAAGCGCCCGTTTTACCGCGTGGTCGTTTCCGAGGCGACTTCACCGCGGGACGGCCGCTTCGTCGAGGAGATCGGCATCTACGACCCGCTCACGGAACCGGAGACCGTGCGCATCGACGTGGAACGCGCCCTCTACTGGCTCGAACACGGCGCCCAACCTACGGAGACGGCGCGGAGCTTGCTCCGCAAGGCGGGCGTCCTCAAGGCGTACCACGAGCGGAGGAAGGCGCGCAAGGCGGAAGTCCAAGGTACCCAAGGTTGA
- a CDS encoding Signal recognition particle, subunit Ffh SRP54, with the protein MFEALTERLERAFSRLRGRGKLRERDVDEALREVRLALLEADVSVEVVRDFLARIRERAVGQEVLESLTPAQQVVKVVYEELVRLMGEAREDVRWAKSPPTVLFLVGLQGTGKTTTAAKLAYHFLREGRSPLLVGADVYRPAAREQLETLGGKAGVPVYTRYDVDDAVRIAREGVARAREEGRDVVLVDTAGRLHVDEELMAELERMKAELTPHEILFTLDAMAGQDAVRVAREFHSRLALTGVVVTKLDGDSRGGAVLSVRAVTGAPVKFVAVGEKLEDLEPFYPDRMAQRILGMGDILTLIEKAERELDERRAAELERKMREATFDLEDFLEQLRSLRRMGPLEELLKLIPGVGGALRGVSVDERELRRIEAIILSMTPEERRRPEIVNYSRRKRIARGSGTSVQDVNRLLKQFETMRKLMKQMGRGGGKKGRLPDVGDLGDLSGLLGGAGGFPFAGGKKAKRKFWR; encoded by the coding sequence GTGTTCGAGGCGCTTACGGAACGGCTCGAGCGGGCGTTTTCCCGCCTGCGCGGCCGGGGGAAGCTGCGCGAAAGAGACGTGGATGAGGCGCTCCGCGAAGTCCGCCTCGCCCTCCTCGAGGCGGACGTGAGCGTGGAGGTCGTCCGGGATTTCCTCGCGCGCATCAGGGAGCGCGCCGTCGGTCAGGAAGTGCTGGAGAGCCTCACTCCCGCCCAGCAGGTCGTCAAGGTCGTCTACGAGGAACTCGTGCGGCTCATGGGAGAGGCGCGGGAGGACGTGCGCTGGGCGAAGTCGCCGCCTACGGTGCTCTTTCTCGTGGGCCTGCAGGGGACGGGGAAGACGACGACCGCGGCGAAGCTCGCCTACCACTTCCTCCGCGAAGGACGTTCCCCCCTCCTCGTGGGGGCGGACGTGTACCGACCGGCGGCGCGCGAGCAGCTCGAGACCTTGGGCGGGAAGGCCGGCGTTCCCGTGTACACGCGCTACGACGTGGACGACGCCGTGCGCATCGCCCGCGAGGGCGTGGCGCGCGCGCGCGAAGAGGGGCGGGACGTCGTCCTCGTGGATACGGCGGGCCGCCTCCACGTGGACGAGGAGCTCATGGCGGAGCTCGAGCGGATGAAGGCGGAGCTCACCCCTCACGAGATCCTCTTCACCCTCGATGCCATGGCCGGTCAGGACGCCGTGCGCGTCGCGCGCGAGTTCCACAGCCGCCTGGCGCTCACGGGGGTCGTCGTCACAAAGCTCGACGGGGACAGCCGGGGCGGAGCCGTCCTCTCCGTTCGGGCGGTCACGGGGGCGCCCGTAAAGTTCGTAGCCGTAGGAGAAAAGCTCGAGGACCTCGAGCCCTTTTACCCCGATCGCATGGCCCAGCGGATCCTCGGGATGGGGGATATCCTCACGCTCATCGAAAAAGCCGAGCGCGAGCTCGACGAACGGCGCGCCGCCGAACTCGAGCGCAAGATGCGGGAGGCGACGTTCGACCTCGAGGACTTCCTCGAGCAGCTTCGGAGCCTCCGGCGCATGGGTCCGCTGGAGGAGCTCCTCAAGCTCATTCCCGGCGTGGGTGGTGCGCTCCGCGGGGTGAGTGTGGACGAGCGCGAGCTTCGCCGGATCGAGGCGATCATCCTCTCTATGACGCCGGAAGAGCGTCGCCGCCCGGAGATCGTGAATTACAGCCGCCGGAAGCGCATCGCCCGAGGGAGCGGCACGTCCGTGCAGGACGTAAACCGCCTCCTCAAGCAATTCGAGACGATGCGCAAGCTCATGAAGCAGATGGGCCGCGGCGGAGGCAAGAAAGGTCGCCTTCCCGACGTCGGGGATTTGGGAGACCTGAGCGGTCTTCTCGGGGGAGCGGGGGGCTTCCCCTTCGCCGGCGGCAAAAAGGCCAAGCGCAAGTTCTGGCGCTGA
- a CDS encoding Signal recognition particle associated protein, whose amino-acid sequence MDEEERLRRKVEVGELLDIYGELLPPRTRELLVRYYEDDLSLAELAAEAGRTRQSVHEHLRRGEARLRAFEDVLGLRKKRERLHALRAAFARLLAQVPPPYHGEGQSLLEELRRLAEGDDVPREAHKTSRVPPPVGPREGARGSVGEKG is encoded by the coding sequence GTGGACGAAGAGGAGCGTCTGAGGCGGAAGGTGGAGGTCGGCGAGCTCCTGGACATCTACGGGGAGCTTTTGCCTCCGCGCACGCGGGAGCTCCTCGTCCGCTACTACGAAGACGACCTTTCGCTCGCGGAGCTCGCAGCGGAAGCGGGACGGACGCGCCAGTCCGTACACGAGCACCTGCGGCGCGGAGAGGCGCGCTTGCGCGCCTTTGAAGACGTCCTCGGGCTTCGGAAAAAAAGGGAGCGTCTACACGCCCTTCGCGCCGCCTTCGCCCGCCTCCTCGCGCAGGTTCCGCCCCCGTATCACGGCGAGGGGCAAAGTCTCTTGGAGGAACTCCGCCGTCTCGCGGAAGGAGACGATGTTCCCCGGGAAGCGCACAAGACATCCCGCGTTCCTCCTCCGGTCGGTCCGAGAGAAGGCGCGCGGGGAAGCGTCGGGGAGAAGGGGTGA
- a CDS encoding putative membrane protein produces MAGLSSLENAYFPREHGAWFMFFVPLFVGLLRFPSGWNVSLALGLAFLFLSAGGWLRYLRSRFREESALVWGGVFAGVGILFLLPPLIHTPVLYGFLAVGILFALAYAREVLRRRDKTVPAHVAAAFLLSLPYPLLATSSAGTLTAGAWHGYLLFAALTVGSSLYVKSLIRERRDPTYAWASHAYHVVVPTAFALVRPTYALLFLPALARDLGTPRSRKISPAVVGVIEIANFLAFGILFLLWG; encoded by the coding sequence ATGGCGGGTTTATCCTCCTTGGAAAACGCCTACTTCCCCCGCGAACACGGGGCGTGGTTCATGTTCTTCGTGCCCCTCTTTGTCGGGCTCCTTCGCTTTCCATCCGGGTGGAACGTCTCCCTCGCTCTCGGCCTTGCGTTTCTCTTCCTGTCCGCAGGCGGTTGGCTCCGCTACCTCCGAAGCCGCTTCCGTGAAGAGTCCGCCCTCGTCTGGGGGGGCGTTTTCGCAGGCGTGGGAATCCTCTTCCTCCTCCCCCCGCTCATCCACACCCCCGTGCTCTACGGGTTCCTCGCCGTAGGAATTCTCTTTGCCCTCGCCTACGCGCGGGAAGTCCTCCGACGCCGGGATAAGACCGTACCCGCCCACGTCGCCGCGGCCTTCCTCCTCTCGCTCCCGTACCCCCTCCTCGCCACGTCGAGCGCCGGCACGCTCACCGCCGGCGCCTGGCACGGGTACCTCCTCTTCGCCGCCCTGACCGTAGGTTCGAGCCTGTACGTGAAGAGCCTCATCCGCGAACGGCGCGACCCGACGTACGCCTGGGCCTCCCACGCCTACCACGTCGTCGTCCCCACGGCCTTCGCCCTCGTCCGCCCTACCTACGCCCTCCTCTTCCTCCCCGCCCTGGCCCGCGACCTCGGAACGCCGCGCTCTCGCAAGATTTCCCCGGCGGTCGTCGGGGTGATCGAGATCGCCAACTTCCTCGCCTTTGGCATCCTCTTCCTCCTCTGGGGCTGA
- a CDS encoding Glutamate transport ATP-binding protein, with product MAEATNKRSPSAATEGESGGSARDILIRTVRLNKWFGRQHVLKDVDFVVHRGEVVVVIGPSGSGKSTLLRCLNGLETFQSGEVYVDGVPLHGSGVNLDAVRRELGMVFQQFHLFPHLSVLDNLTLAPVLVRKRSRQDAERDALALLDKVGLRDKARAFPDELSGGQKQRVAIARALMMRPKAMLFDEPTSALDPEMVKEVLDVMRELAREGMTMVVVTHEMGFAREVGHRVVFMDEGRVVEEGTPEEVFNRPREERTRSFLGKILRV from the coding sequence ATGGCCGAAGCGACGAATAAACGCTCCCCTTCTGCGGCGACCGAGGGGGAGAGCGGCGGAAGTGCGCGGGACATCCTCATCCGCACGGTCCGTCTGAACAAGTGGTTCGGCCGGCAGCACGTTCTAAAGGACGTAGACTTCGTCGTTCACCGCGGCGAAGTGGTCGTCGTCATCGGTCCTTCGGGATCGGGGAAAAGCACGCTCCTCCGATGCCTCAACGGCCTCGAGACGTTCCAGTCGGGCGAGGTGTACGTGGACGGCGTGCCGCTGCACGGCTCGGGGGTGAACCTCGACGCCGTGCGTCGCGAGCTCGGCATGGTCTTCCAGCAGTTCCACCTCTTTCCGCACCTCTCCGTGCTCGACAACCTCACGCTCGCCCCTGTCCTCGTACGAAAGCGTTCGCGGCAGGATGCGGAAAGGGACGCCCTCGCCTTGCTGGATAAGGTGGGTCTTCGGGATAAGGCGCGGGCGTTTCCCGACGAGCTGTCCGGCGGACAAAAGCAGCGCGTGGCCATCGCACGCGCCCTCATGATGCGCCCTAAGGCGATGCTCTTCGACGAGCCGACGTCCGCCCTCGACCCCGAGATGGTGAAGGAAGTCCTCGACGTCATGCGGGAGCTCGCCCGCGAAGGGATGACGATGGTCGTCGTCACCCACGAAATGGGGTTTGCCCGCGAGGTCGGCCACCGCGTGGTGTTCATGGACGAAGGACGGGTGGTCGAGGAAGGCACTCCCGAGGAGGTGTTCAACCGACCGCGGGAGGAGCGGACGAGGAGCTTTCTCGGCAAGATTCTTCGGGTTTGA
- a CDS encoding Glutamine transport system permease protein GlnP: MDVFRGTPLFVQIFIIHFAVIPGIFGASQGPVVSGVVALGLNSAAYVAEIFRAGIQSVARGQMEAARSLGLTHWQAMRYVILPQALRRVLPPLTNEFIALLKDSSLLAAISAPELTFAARTILGATLRPWEAFLPVAFLYFLLTTIFTQVSYALERRFAHGRSDE, translated from the coding sequence GTGGACGTGTTTCGCGGCACCCCCCTTTTCGTGCAGATCTTCATCATCCACTTTGCGGTCATCCCGGGAATTTTCGGAGCTTCCCAGGGACCCGTGGTGAGCGGCGTCGTCGCCTTGGGGCTCAACAGCGCGGCGTACGTGGCGGAAATCTTCCGGGCGGGTATCCAATCTGTGGCGCGCGGGCAAATGGAAGCGGCCCGTTCCCTCGGCCTCACCCACTGGCAGGCCATGCGTTACGTGATCTTGCCCCAGGCGCTCCGCCGCGTCCTTCCGCCCCTCACGAACGAGTTCATCGCCCTCCTCAAGGACTCCTCGCTCCTCGCCGCGATTTCCGCGCCGGAACTCACCTTTGCGGCGCGGACGATCCTCGGGGCGACGCTCCGGCCCTGGGAGGCATTTTTGCCCGTCGCCTTCCTCTACTTCCTCCTTACGACGATCTTTACGCAAGTTTCGTACGCGCTCGAACGGAGGTTTGCCCATGGCCGAAGCGACGAATAA
- a CDS encoding Amino acid ABC transporter: MLRGIRLSKRSALLGILAFALVFALGACGKGQDTENSSGSAGGKVYIVGTDAAYKPFEYVNDKGEIVGTDIELIKKLAELGGFRVDIRNLGWDALFQAVQNGEVDMAISAITITDERKKTYDFTEPYFEAHQLIVSRADHPVRSVEDLRNGTFPVGVQNGTTGHEVVKKILGDTNPRIRSFENTPYALKELENGGVGAVVADNAVVDLYVKENPGSKLVTANDPSFEKEYYGIMVKKGNAELLNLLNAALDKAKKQGILKQIFGAGAVE, translated from the coding sequence ATGCTGCGCGGCATACGCCTATCCAAACGGTCGGCGCTCTTGGGGATTCTCGCCTTCGCCCTCGTCTTTGCTCTCGGGGCTTGCGGGAAAGGCCAGGATACGGAGAATTCGTCGGGAAGCGCGGGCGGTAAGGTCTACATCGTGGGTACGGATGCGGCCTACAAACCGTTCGAGTACGTGAACGACAAGGGAGAAATCGTAGGAACGGACATCGAACTCATCAAGAAACTCGCGGAGCTCGGGGGCTTCCGCGTCGACATCCGCAACCTCGGCTGGGATGCCCTCTTCCAGGCTGTGCAAAACGGCGAGGTAGACATGGCGATCTCCGCGATTACGATCACCGACGAGCGGAAGAAGACGTACGACTTCACGGAACCGTACTTCGAAGCCCACCAGCTCATCGTCTCCCGCGCGGATCACCCCGTAAGGAGCGTCGAGGATTTGAGGAACGGAACCTTCCCCGTCGGCGTGCAGAACGGCACCACGGGGCACGAAGTCGTAAAGAAAATCCTGGGGGACACAAATCCGCGCATTCGCTCCTTCGAAAACACGCCGTACGCCCTGAAAGAGCTCGAGAACGGCGGTGTGGGTGCCGTCGTAGCGGACAACGCCGTCGTGGACCTCTACGTGAAGGAAAATCCCGGTTCCAAGCTCGTCACCGCCAACGACCCCTCGTTTGAAAAAGAGTACTACGGGATCATGGTGAAGAAGGGAAACGCGGAACTCCTCAACCTCTTGAACGCCGCGCTCGACAAGGCCAAGAAGCAGGGCATCCTCAAGCAGATCTTCGGCGCGGGCGCCGTCGAGTGA
- a CDS encoding Aconitate hydratase, whose amino-acid sequence MSRETPAFDVCALRAEILRTLDLGKRSVRIVDLSRLDELTGGAVRRLPFALRIFLEGILRHLPCPTSPYRAEPGKRADFAGLAAAVRRLLAYGASAEAGGKGTSTGGASSLLPLSPGETAAESDDVPFYPARILLQDYTGVPLVADLAALRDAVAERGVDPLRVNPVLPVDLVIDHSVSVEVYGTPDALERNREIEFERNRERFRFLRWAQNSFANFRVVPPGSGIVHQVNLEYLARVVEVRGEGTPWAFFDTLVGTDSHTTMVNGLGVLGWGVGGIEAEAAMLGRPLVYRLPEVVGVELTGRLPEGRTATDLVLTLTHLFRRIGVVGKILEFTGPGVRALTVADRATVSNMAPEYGATAALFPVDDATLRYLELTGRAPEHVALVHAYLEAQGMFGGAARGERRYALEVSFDLGSVEATVAGPKRPHETVVLREVRDAFRSALARPREADGYGKSGEEASREVALDLGRRSYALRHGSVVLAAITSCTNTSNPSLMLMAGLVAKKARDLGLRVPAYVKTSLSPGSQAVTRYLREAGLLAALEDLGFHVVGYGCMTCIGNSGPLPEPVERAIREGDLVVASVLSGNRNFEGRIHPLVKANYLASPPLVVAFALAGRVDVDWTTEPLGFAPDGRPVYLRDLWPSSEEVEDLLFRVVTPETFRAVYARIFEGDARWQSLDAPRGVRFAWAEDSAYIRRPPFFDDLPPSAPPVEDVLRARALLVLGDYITTDHISPAGTIPVDSPAGRYLQERGVSPRDFGTYGSRRGNHEVMVRGTFAHLRLRNALAGGREGGVTRHFPSGELLSVYEAAERYRAEGVPLLIFAGKAYGTGSSRDWAAKGTKLLGVRAVIAESFERIHRSNLVGMGVLPLELPPTTRVSDLELTGAELFDLRGLSKLEPFGTVELVVHRPDGTTDVYPLRARIDSAEELRDFGEGGLLAAVARELVRPPD is encoded by the coding sequence GTGTCCAGAGAAACACCTGCGTTTGACGTCTGCGCCTTGCGCGCCGAGATCTTGCGCACGCTCGATTTGGGCAAGCGGTCCGTACGGATCGTAGACCTCTCCCGGCTGGACGAACTTACCGGCGGTGCCGTGCGCCGTCTCCCGTTTGCCCTGCGCATCTTCCTCGAGGGGATCTTGCGCCACCTCCCGTGCCCGACGTCTCCCTACCGCGCCGAACCCGGCAAGCGCGCCGACTTCGCCGGCCTCGCCGCGGCGGTCCGTCGCCTCCTCGCGTACGGGGCTTCTGCGGAGGCGGGAGGGAAGGGGACGTCGACGGGGGGTGCTTCGTCCCTTCTTCCGCTTTCGCCGGGCGAGACGGCGGCGGAAAGCGACGACGTGCCCTTCTACCCCGCGCGAATCCTCCTCCAGGACTATACGGGGGTACCCCTCGTCGCCGATTTGGCGGCGCTGAGGGACGCCGTGGCGGAGCGGGGCGTCGACCCGCTGCGCGTGAATCCCGTTCTCCCCGTGGACCTCGTGATCGACCACTCCGTGAGCGTCGAAGTGTACGGCACGCCGGACGCCCTCGAACGGAACCGGGAAATCGAGTTCGAACGCAACCGCGAGCGCTTTCGGTTTTTGCGGTGGGCGCAAAATTCCTTTGCGAACTTCCGCGTCGTGCCCCCGGGGAGCGGCATCGTCCACCAGGTGAACCTCGAGTACCTCGCGCGCGTCGTAGAGGTGCGGGGAGAAGGAACGCCTTGGGCCTTTTTCGACACGCTCGTGGGCACGGACTCGCACACGACGATGGTGAACGGTCTCGGCGTCCTCGGGTGGGGGGTGGGCGGGATCGAGGCGGAGGCGGCCATGCTCGGCCGCCCCCTCGTGTACCGACTTCCGGAGGTCGTCGGCGTGGAGCTCACCGGGCGCCTCCCCGAAGGGCGAACGGCGACGGACCTCGTGCTCACGCTCACCCACCTTTTCCGCCGCATCGGCGTGGTGGGCAAGATCCTCGAGTTCACCGGCCCCGGCGTGCGCGCCCTTACCGTTGCCGACCGCGCCACGGTGAGCAACATGGCGCCGGAGTACGGGGCGACGGCGGCCCTCTTTCCCGTGGACGACGCCACCCTTCGCTATCTCGAGCTCACGGGGCGTGCGCCGGAACACGTCGCCCTCGTGCACGCCTACCTCGAGGCGCAGGGGATGTTTGGCGGGGCGGCACGAGGGGAGCGGCGTTACGCCCTCGAGGTCTCCTTCGATCTGGGAAGCGTGGAGGCGACCGTGGCCGGCCCCAAGCGCCCGCACGAGACGGTGGTCCTTCGCGAGGTGCGGGACGCCTTTCGAAGCGCCCTCGCGCGCCCGCGGGAGGCGGACGGGTACGGGAAATCCGGCGAGGAGGCGTCGCGCGAGGTGGCCTTGGATCTGGGCAGGCGCTCCTACGCCCTCCGCCACGGAAGCGTGGTGCTCGCGGCGATCACGAGCTGCACGAACACCTCCAACCCCTCCCTCATGCTCATGGCGGGCCTCGTGGCGAAGAAGGCGCGCGATCTCGGCCTTCGCGTCCCCGCGTACGTGAAGACCTCGCTCTCCCCCGGGTCGCAGGCGGTCACGCGCTACCTCCGCGAAGCCGGGTTGCTCGCGGCCTTGGAAGACCTGGGCTTCCACGTCGTCGGGTACGGGTGCATGACGTGCATCGGAAATTCCGGCCCCCTGCCAGAACCTGTGGAGCGGGCGATCCGCGAAGGGGACCTCGTCGTAGCCTCGGTGTTGAGCGGTAACCGGAACTTCGAAGGACGGATCCATCCGCTGGTCAAGGCGAACTACCTCGCCTCGCCCCCCCTCGTCGTGGCCTTTGCCCTCGCGGGACGCGTGGACGTCGACTGGACGACGGAGCCCTTGGGCTTCGCCCCGGACGGGCGGCCCGTCTACCTGCGCGACCTCTGGCCTTCGTCGGAAGAGGTCGAAGACCTCCTCTTCCGCGTCGTGACCCCCGAGACGTTTCGCGCGGTGTACGCCCGGATCTTCGAAGGCGACGCCCGCTGGCAGAGCCTCGACGCTCCCCGGGGCGTGCGTTTTGCTTGGGCAGAGGACTCCGCGTACATTCGGCGTCCGCCCTTTTTCGACGACCTTCCGCCTTCCGCCCCTCCCGTCGAGGATGTCCTCCGCGCCCGTGCGCTCCTCGTCCTGGGCGATTACATCACGACGGACCACATCTCTCCCGCGGGGACGATCCCCGTCGATTCGCCGGCCGGGCGGTACCTCCAAGAGAGGGGAGTTTCGCCGCGCGACTTCGGCACGTACGGGTCGCGCCGCGGCAACCACGAGGTCATGGTGCGCGGGACCTTTGCCCACCTCCGGCTCCGCAACGCCCTCGCGGGCGGCAGGGAAGGGGGAGTCACGCGCCACTTCCCGAGCGGCGAGCTCCTCTCCGTGTACGAGGCCGCGGAACGTTACCGCGCCGAAGGGGTACCCCTCCTCATCTTTGCCGGCAAGGCGTACGGGACGGGTTCTTCTCGCGACTGGGCGGCGAAGGGAACCAAGCTCCTCGGGGTGCGGGCTGTGATCGCCGAGAGCTTTGAACGGATCCACCGGAGCAACCTCGTGGGCATGGGCGTACTTCCGCTGGAACTTCCTCCTACGACAAGGGTTTCCGACCTCGAGCTCACGGGAGCGGAGCTCTTCGATCTCCGCGGCCTCTCCAAGCTCGAACCCTTCGGCACGGTCGAACTCGTCGTGCACCGTCCGGACGGAACCACGGACGTATACCCCCTGCGCGCGCGCATCGACAGCGCCGAGGAGCTCAGGGACTTCGGCGAAGGGGGTCTCCTCGCTGCCGTCGCGCGCGAACTCGTCCGTCCTCCGGACTGA
- a CDS encoding D-3-phosphoglycerate dehydrogenase, translating into MRVFVARRIPEEFLEPLRAHAEVEVWPEADVPPPPDVLRAKAQDADGLITLLTDRVDRSLLAAAPRLRVVANLAVGYNNVDVAAACERGVVVTYTPDVLTEATADLVFLLVLGAARRVREAIALVEENRWRGWAPFADLGVDLAGKTLGIWGMGRIGTAVARRARGFGMEVVYHNRRPREDSAVRELGARYVSFPELLALSDVLVVLVPYAPELRHRIGAEEVRAMKRGAILVVASRGGIVDEAAVAEALATGHLFAAGFDVYEVEPLPADSPLRRAPRVLLLPHIGSATEETRAAMARLAVDNVVRVLRGLSPRTPVPECADFAENSFRP; encoded by the coding sequence GTGCGGGTGTTCGTCGCGCGACGCATTCCCGAGGAGTTTCTCGAACCCCTCCGCGCCCATGCGGAAGTGGAAGTTTGGCCGGAAGCGGACGTCCCCCCGCCGCCGGACGTCCTGCGCGCCAAGGCGCAAGACGCCGACGGTTTGATCACCCTTCTCACCGACCGCGTAGACCGAAGCCTCCTCGCGGCGGCTCCGAGGCTGCGCGTGGTGGCGAATCTCGCCGTGGGGTACAACAACGTCGACGTCGCCGCCGCCTGCGAACGGGGCGTCGTCGTGACCTACACCCCCGACGTGCTCACGGAGGCGACGGCCGACCTCGTCTTCCTCCTCGTCCTCGGCGCGGCTCGGCGGGTGCGCGAGGCGATCGCCCTCGTGGAGGAAAATCGGTGGCGCGGCTGGGCGCCGTTTGCCGACCTCGGCGTCGACCTCGCCGGCAAGACGCTGGGGATCTGGGGGATGGGACGCATCGGTACGGCGGTGGCCCGGCGGGCGCGGGGATTTGGCATGGAAGTCGTCTACCACAACCGTCGTCCGCGGGAAGATTCGGCCGTGCGCGAGCTCGGCGCGCGGTACGTATCCTTTCCGGAGCTCCTCGCCCTCTCCGATGTCCTGGTCGTCCTCGTCCCCTACGCACCGGAGCTCCGCCACCGCATCGGCGCAGAGGAGGTCCGCGCCATGAAGCGCGGCGCGATCCTCGTCGTCGCCTCCCGCGGGGGCATCGTGGACGAGGCGGCGGTGGCGGAGGCGCTCGCAACGGGCCACCTCTTTGCCGCGGGATTCGACGTGTACGAAGTAGAGCCCCTTCCCGCCGATTCCCCTCTTCGGCGGGCGCCGCGCGTCCTTCTCCTTCCGCACATCGGAAGCGCCACGGAGGAGACGCGGGCGGCCATGGCGCGTCTCGCGGTGGACAACGTGGTCCGGGTCCTTCGGGGGCTCTCCCCTCGAACTCCCGTCCCCGAGTGTGCGGACTTCGCGGAAAACTCGTTCCGCCCGTGA